The region CCTGAAAGACTCGCGGCACCGTTATCTCGATATCTGCGCTATCTGACGCACTGCGCTTATTTACGGCGCTCCCTGTTCTTACCAAGAGCAAAACATCGCTGCGTGCTACATAACTTAACCGCAGACATAGACACGCGTTGCGAAGTATCTTCCAGAGGtgaaaatttcgtgaaatcCAGACACGTGAGGGAGATACCATTTTAAAAGAAATAGATCGgtgttaatttgaaaaaaaaacaaatatatacaaCCGAGTaccgtaatttttttgatcgaGGCAAAAACCTGATGAAATGGATTAATGCAAGTTATATATTATCTGCGcgcattaaattattttatggACGCTGGATATAATGTATCGCATGAATGATTTTAAACTTCGTTGTGATGACTTTTGCTCTAGTTTTGCATGTAGAACTCTGCCTGGTCGTCGGTACAGGTCAAATTAAAAAACGTCTAGAACGCGCAGTATTCAGGATGGTATATATCGTGTTTCTTATCGAAGCGATCCACCAATAAAAACACATGATTCGTGACATTTTGTCAAGACGcagcgatgcaaatatttgcGTTTAGGCAGAAGTACAAATATTAATCCTTACTCTAATAGAAAGCCAAAACGACAAAACCCGCGACATATGACTCAAAAGATATTTCTATCAATTTCTTAGCAGCTCACAAACTTGtcgaaatatttaaaaattattgctgACGTGAATAAATTATCGATCCAAGGTCTGCAAGGATTACAAGAACTAAAATCACTAGTTGAAATAAGgtaatgtttcaaatttctaattttccaTCCTCCCATGATGCTTTGAACCGAAGTAACTTACCTATCTAATGGCTGAAAATGATGCTATATTCTAAGGATACAGTCAATCCAAGTTTATAACTTTCTACACCTACGTCGCTGCAAACATTGTACTGGAAATCGAGTTCAGCCCTCGACTTAACGTCCTCAAAACGACAAATGTATGCACGTTACTGCAGTTCATACATTCCTTAAAAACATTCCAGTATTTCTACAATATGAATGCAGTATTacgcaaaaaaaattctgtcagAGCTgtattagaaatattttacacaatatctagaaatatttcagtcacatttaaaattgaatcattAGTCAAAAACTTCTCTAATATTCCTGAAACATTTGATGTAGTTTGGGGCAAAATTCAGTTGGGAAACTTGGAACTATTAGATCGACATTTCACTCTCTGATATATATTACTGTAAAAGTATCGAACTTCACAACTTATAAATATTGCACAGAGGATTTGAAGTGTATTTACGAGGGTCTGATTTCAGGAGTTTCTGTAAAATGATTGTGCTACAGTGTCAGAAAAAGCGTTCTGATTCCTTATAGAACTgattaaatattgtacaaaattttaatccaTTTATTTTTCGCCCTGAGCAGCCTTTCGCTAGGTCTGAAAGAATATTTATGTTTGCCTATAAAAaacatagatatatacatatagcaaACTACACGATTAGTCATCGTCGGTGATAACACCGAACCTTCCAATATATAACGTATTTCCAAATGTGCGTACCGTGGGACATTTAACACAGGGTGATTCCGCCTGTATGACAGAGCAACAGCTCGAGACTGAAGTTTAAGAATAAAGAGTACATCGAATTGCCTGTATGCAGGCGGATACGTCGCGTAATGCATGTACCCTTAATTGCCTATATGCGGGCGAAATCACCGTAACTGGTGAATGACGCGTCGATAGCGCGCACTCTTGTGGCCAGAAAACAAAGCGGGTGACGTGAGTTTTCCTCCTTGAATGCCTGCTGGCAGTGCTTGGCATGCTTGGTGCTTTGTTCGTTTTGTAGGTGGACGAGTGTGTTTTGACTCATTTGAACTTTGACGTAAATTTTCGTCGTTATCGAGTGATTAACCATCACCGTAAACCGATGCAATCTATAACTCGCGGTCAGCAACAAGTGCGCACATTGTCTTTGGTGTGGTCATTTACGGAGTAGAGAGCTACCAGGCGAGGAAATATCCTCGAGAATTTCCGCATTCACAAATTAAGGTAGGTCATTGCCACTGTCTCTGGTTAGACGTGCCAGCGACTTGTCACTAACTTTCACAGCAGGTAGAGTTGATATTGAACCTCTCTGAGAATTCCTCACTAACGATGTGAGTGAGTCAGAATTGCTGTGCTATTTTCGTGGCGACAATGGAGTTGACTATATTGTTTTCGCAGGCTGACCGATAGATCGGCGAGCCATGATTCAAGGAAATGAAAAGTACATCGGATTAATGCAGGTTAAGAATACCGATGTCTTATCCAATTGACGACAAGTATTCTTATCAATTTACAGAGAAAGAATGCCTATTCTATACAGCGTCGTGGCACGTGGGCCAACAGTGCTCGCCAAGCATGCGGCGCGCACTGGAAACTTTGCCGAAGTGACCGAACGGATTTTGGCTAAAATACCACCGCACAATGACAAGCTAACTTATACCCAAGGGCCGTACCTCTTCCACTACATGTGCGATAACAGGATTGTATACATGTGCATCACGGATGACGTGCGTAATGAGTATTTCCAAGAACTTTTACATAGCGCCCTGTACCCACTACTTGTGACAAAAATAACTTTTACTAACACGAAATACGAGTCAATCGGGAAAGGGGTTTTATCCAAAGCTGCgcaattgtttaaaaatttagaaacaaagaaacaaagcTGGTATCACCTCTGTAATGTAATTCCTTGAGATCTGGGAATGTCAATTCTAGCTTTCTCTGCGTTTCTTTCAATTCTGTTTTTAATAACCGATTGTTACAAGTATAAATGAACCAGAATATATAAAACGTACCTAGAATATCATATATTTTGTTTCCACTTTTGTTTACATCAACAGATGACGTTTGCATATAGGTCATTCTCAGTTAAGAGGTAAATTGCTTATTGATAAAACGCGGcacggtaaaatttttcaaaatttaattaaattttataatgttTCGATCAAAACAATCATTCTAAACGTGTCTGCAAGGCAGTCAgtcaatttattaattttatcttGTTTTATAAGAAACCAGGGGAGAGACTTGATATACAGAGTAGGATACTTTGTGAACAGCGAAAGGATTTTAATGTTATTTTATGAAAGAAAACAACTTTTCTTTTGAGTATTAACTTTAttctgtataaaaaattcagtataaaaaattatagtttGAAGTTTTCATATCCCCCCTGGATATCGTGTCTTTCCCCTGGCCCTTAACAAGACAGGGGAGATATAAACAGGGGAGATACTTTTTAGTaacaaaaacagaaataatGACAAATGTATTTATTGTACGCGATTAACCAAGAAAACTTAGAATCTATACACTACAAGAAGTGAATATacaaatgaattaaaatttttagatgaatatttttaaaataaaacttaCCAGTGCAGAGACTCCATTCACTCGTTCTCAACTGTATCCACAGAGTGTcagtaatgaaataaatgacaAAATGACTGCGCACCTAGTTCGAGTGGCGCTGATTACAAACTATAAACTCAACGACGTTTGTTCAAGGTCTTCAATTGCCGCAAGTCGGTAAACAAATGCcgattttacagaaaaataaacGTGCCAGGGGACGAGACACAAAATGTGGGGGACAAACGTAAATGTAAATttgttttaagaaaaaaaaaatatgcaattttacTTGCTTGATtacgataatttatttaatttaatttgttgaaatataCAATTTAAGTAATCTATTTGATTTCTAAGTACTTTAAATTACTAATACATGAACAGAATCAGCCCGGGGACAGGCCAGGGAGAGATGTTTTCCGACTTTGAGATGAAATTGTgactaaataaaataaaattaagaaatgaaTTTGAGTTACCACTTACATGAGCACGAGTTTTAAGAGATAATTACAttctttttaataaatttttttaaaaaaagtgatttttcacCGTGGACGTCGAATTTACCTCTTAACTGAGAATGACCCATATGTATCAGCTCATGGCCACGTTATATGTTCTCAGGCTATATGTAATCACAAAATAATTTACTTGAAGTTTTGCTCTGTGCACACCGGTTTTCTCTAAAATTAGTTCAACTACATAGATACGTAACTGAACTTAGAAGAAAAGTTTgccaaaaaacttttatagTGTAAGTTGCATGAATATTTGGTCAAATGAGAACGTTTAGTACTTTGATATGGACAAAGTTAAATATGCGAGGATGCACCTAAAATTAGTTGCTTCATCTCTTCTGGAATCTTAAAAAATGACACAGAAAAAGAAGAGTAAATTACAAGGTGGGTGGGGGCAAAAATGTAGAGCAATCAGCAAATCAAAAGGCTTCAATATCAAATCTTCAGAGCCAAAAATCTGTTTCGCTTGGATTGATAATATTCGATACATTTCTCAAAATGGTTTTTAATACTCTTGaagaaaactgttttttaatcattttcctTGGACAAACTAttacaaatttcataattgtCGTCATAATAAAAGCAGTGAAACTTGATATTGCTCGTAATTTCATgggtaattattttataagcATCAGTTATCTACGATCAACAGATGGTATTGTCTGGATAATACGACATTTACCAATCTTAGTACAAATGCAAATGTTTCTCTTGATTAACTGATTGGTGACTTTGAATTTCAGGAATTTCAACGGTCGCGTGCCTTCTTATACTTGAATGAAATTAAGAGACGATTTGAAGCAGCTTATGGACATGGAGCTCAAACTGCTCTAGCCTATGCAATGAACTCTGAGTTTTCGAGGGTGCTGGCCAATGAAATGGTAAGTTATAAGTTTTCGAGTCCCgtagagaaaatttttgagatcaCAGCAGCGATTCAGCTTCTCTGAAAGATTGTGGTTTTTATGCACATACCAATAACTATGACAAAATTTCGGTGCAAAAATTGACAGAACTTTGTTTCTTACTGTCAATTGAAAAAGGTgtagaaaaaaacagaaaacactaAGTTTGACATCAATAAATCTTAGTTCTCAacttattataaattttttagtgAATATGCtagttttttaaaatctaCTTTCATTACCTGCGACAACGCTCATTAAAACAGTTCATTTTCTTAACATTAAACAGAAACACTACAGCGAGTCCACAGATATCGATACACTATCCAAAGTGCATGGGGAACTTGATGAACTTAAAGACATTATGGTGAAGAATATCGATAACGTTGCGGCACGAGGGGAAAGACTAGAATTGCTCATAAACAAAACTGAGAATTTGACTGCTAGTGTAAGTTTCAATCCCTACTCTTATAAGTTATCTATAGGGCAATTCTTCTGGAAGGTATGATTAAAAAGCCGAGTTTCAACCGAATTTCATAACATGCAATATCTTGTTGCAGAAATGTCATTCTTGAGAAGTAATTGCCATTGAAAACTGAACTATCGACTTTGTTTAGTTTGATAGATTTATATATGCATATCATCTTCATCATTCCCAcgaaaatctttaaaaaatcatacaaGAATTGGCAGCGCCACCAA is a window of Neodiprion pinetum isolate iyNeoPine1 chromosome 4, iyNeoPine1.2, whole genome shotgun sequence DNA encoding:
- the LOC124216127 gene encoding vesicle-associated membrane protein 7 isoform X3, with protein sequence MIQGNEKERMPILYSVVARGPTVLAKHAARTGNFAEVTERILAKIPPHNDKLTYTQGPYLFHYMCDNRIVYMCITDDEFQRSRAFLYLNEIKRRFEAAYGHGAQTALAYAMNSEFSRVLANEMKHYSESTDIDTLSKVHGELDELKDIMVKNIDNVAARGERLELLINKTENLTASVVIYFVVAMACGGLAWQKCVGN
- the LOC124216127 gene encoding vesicle-associated membrane protein 7 isoform X1; this translates as MIQGNEKERMPILYSVVARGPTVLAKHAARTGNFAEVTERILAKIPPHNDKLTYTQGPYLFHYMCDNRIVYMCITDDEFQRSRAFLYLNEIKRRFEAAYGHGAQTALAYAMNSEFSRVLANEMKHYSESTDIDTLSKVHGELDELKDIMVKNIDNVAARGERLELLINKTENLTASSVTFRKTSRNLARSLFWKNIKLYVIVALVLIVVIYFVVAMACGGLAWQKCVGN
- the LOC124216127 gene encoding vesicle-associated membrane protein 7 isoform X2, with translation MPILYSVVARGPTVLAKHAARTGNFAEVTERILAKIPPHNDKLTYTQGPYLFHYMCDNRIVYMCITDDEFQRSRAFLYLNEIKRRFEAAYGHGAQTALAYAMNSEFSRVLANEMKHYSESTDIDTLSKVHGELDELKDIMVKNIDNVAARGERLELLINKTENLTASSVTFRKTSRNLARSLFWKNIKLYVIVALVLIVVIYFVVAMACGGLAWQKCVGN